A single genomic interval of Dromiciops gliroides isolate mDroGli1 chromosome 1, mDroGli1.pri, whole genome shotgun sequence harbors:
- the LOC122738221 gene encoding C2 calcium-dependent domain-containing protein 6-like, with amino-acid sequence MEPSQMARKMSELSQSQRTKIDSLLSVPFLRKSNTRANDEVMEKRNLDSISQASSTRQSSTRIDSSRDASKEGTGRKLLNILRKTLKGNESKELDVAQEVPALVPFGDVVGCLAVHIKRCRHFSPRINLQYYTNLFIRITVNKIMKYTKAHSLNSKNNEKRPGITFEEVKYFSVQVPRRQNDGRNMIYLELMKSDDLEVYPIVLGSFSLHLYGIIQKGCYTEEFFMKNRNLIVCKVEVEFMFSYGNFGYGFSHQLKPLQKFIQPSMFMHVPPPVERTDPLTNVITPQLIEYPAFLSPDLNVTVGTQQKQTHTSSPIRLEKLQQQPRDRLDRMKKEYRNLKTWEEKSKYLEQILCMKAEPKEFPELTDTEGNDGVFIKHDSPPLASFSRSPEFSLKKQEDKPLPSEFPVKTPEVKKSPPLVEMREGRTNSRWTRREDAEKKIESNAFEVSIPLPPVPSREKDICVESIDGREDELKRENIGRKGEPSERRITDSTSPEIKLKQSHTGPGVRSLIQSETKLKSIILSPFRKKKSTDELESETKRQPLKQENKRSSEFIELKDFEAVTRMHLSGHGGFNVSQEAPEFPSSADLNTEKSEEHTSLAEAKDKNEEQEK; translated from the coding sequence ATGGAGCCAAGCCAGATGGCAAGGAAAATGTCTGAGCTTAGTCAATCTCAGCGAACCAAAATTGATTCCCTGCTCAGCGTCCCTTTTCTTCGCAAGAGCAACACTCGGGCTAACGACGAAGTGATGGAAAAAAGAAACTTGGACTCCATCTCTCAGGCGTCCTCCACTCGGCAGTCCTCGACGAGGATTGATTCATCTAGGGATGCGAGCAAGGAGGGGACAGGCCGAAAGCTGTTGAACATACTGAGAAAAACTCTTAAAGGAAATGAGAGCAAAGAATTGGATGTAGCACAAGAAGTACCAGCTTTGGTTCCATTCGGTGATGTAGTTGGCTGCCTGGCTGTTCATATAAAGAGATGTAGGCATTTTTCACCTAGGATCAACTTACAGTATTACACAAATCTGTTTATTCGCATCACTGTGAACAAGATCATGAAATATACTAAAGCTCATTCCTTGAATTCTAAGAATAATGAGAAGAGACCTGGGATTACGTTTGAAGAAGTCAAATACTTCTCTGTACAGGTTCCAAGACGTCAAAATGATGGAAGGAATATGATTTATTTGGAACTAATGAAATCTGATGATTTGGAAGTATATCCTATCGTGTTGGGAAGTTTTAGCTTACACCTTTATGGAATAATTCAGAAAGGATGCTACACAGAAGAATTTTTTATGAAGAATAGAAACCTGATTGTCTGCAAGGTTGAAGTGGAGTTTATGTTTTCCTATGGAAACTTTGGTTACGGCTTTTCACATCAGTTAAAACCACTTCAGAAATTTATTCAGCCATCCATGTTTATGCACGTCCCTCCGCCTGTAGAAAGAACAGACCCTCTAACAAATGTTATCACACCACAACTGATAGAATATCCAGCGTTCCTGTCCCCAGACTTGAATGTTACTGTTGGGACACAACAAAAACAGACTCATACATCATCTCCCATACGCCTTGAAAAACTTCAGCAACAACCTCGAGACAGGCTTGACAGGATGAAGAAGGAATACCGAAATCTGAAAACATGGGAAGAAAAGTCTAAGTATTTAGAACAAATTCTTTGTATGAAAGCAGAACCCAAAGAGTTTCCTGAGTTGACTGATACCGAAGGCAATGATGGCGTATTTATAAAGCATGATTCTCCACCTCTCGCAAGTTTCTCTCGCTCACCAGAATTCTCATTAAAAAAGCAAGAGGATAAACCTCTTCCATCTGAATTTCCTGTCAAAACGCCTGAAGTTAAGAAGAGCCCCCCGCTGGTAGAAATGAGGGAGGGGCGAACAAATTCACGTTGGACTCGGCGAGaagatgctgaaaaaaaaatagaaagcaatgctTTCGAAGTAAGCATCCCTTTACCTCCTGTTCCATCAAGGGAAAAAGATATTTGTGTAGAATCCATAGATGGAAGAGAGGATGAACTAAAGCGTGAAAACATTGGACGTAAAGGAGAACCGTCAGAAAGACGGATCACAGACTCGACTTCACCGGAAATAAAGCTAAAGCAGAGTCATACAGGCCCAGGAGTAAGAAGCTTAATTCAATCAGAAACAAAGTTGAAAAGTATCATATTGAGcccatttagaaaaaagaaaagcacagatGAACTTGAATCAGAAACAAAAAGGCAACCgttaaagcaagaaaacaaacGGAGCTCAGAATTTATTGAGCTAAAAGACTTTGAAGCAGTTACAAGGATGCATCTTTCTGGACACGGTGGCTTTAATGTTTCTCAGGAAGCTCCAGAATTCCCCTCAAGTGCAGATCTGAACACAGAGAAGTCTGAAGAACATACTAGCTTGGCTGAAGCTAAAGACAAGAATGAGGAACAGGAAAAGTAA